The Thermincola ferriacetica genome segment AGAATGAGCAGACTGATACCGCGGCAGAGGCACCTAAAAAGGTTGAGGCTGTGGCTATAAAAGACAGAGAAAAGCAGGGCAACCAGAGGCCGCAGCCGGTAGGTCAGAAGCCGGCGGGTCAGGGGCCGCGGCCGGTAGGGCAGAGACCGCCGGGCCAGGCAGCGAGACCAGAAGGTAAAAGGCCGGCAGGTCAGGGGATGCGGTCGGCGGGCCAGAGGCCGGCAGGTCAGAGGCCGGCGGGTCAGAGGCCAGCAGGTCAGA includes the following:
- a CDS encoding translation initiation factor IF-2 N-terminal domain-containing protein; this translates as MAKMRVYELAKELGLESKQLIAFLSRLGIQVKNHMSALEDEEVAKVRAAAAGKKEKNEQTDTAAEAPKKVEAVAIKDREKQGNQRPQPVGQKPAGQGPRPVGQRPPGQAARPEGKRPAGQGMRSAGQRPAGQRPAGQRPAGQ